A single region of the Erythrobacter sp. genome encodes:
- a CDS encoding iron-sulfur cluster assembly accessory protein, translated as MTTETKTRQMPAAVTLTKGAEARIAHLMENAPADAIGVKLSTPRRGCSGLAYSVDYVTEEQKFDEKIETPGGTFYIDGASVLYLVGSVMDWQEDDFTAGFVFENPNAKGACGCGESFMV; from the coding sequence ATGACGACCGAAACGAAAACTCGCCAGATGCCCGCCGCCGTGACCCTGACCAAGGGCGCTGAAGCGCGGATCGCGCACCTGATGGAGAACGCGCCCGCCGACGCGATCGGGGTCAAGCTGTCGACTCCGCGCCGGGGCTGCTCGGGTCTTGCCTATTCGGTCGATTACGTCACCGAAGAGCAGAAATTCGACGAGAAGATCGAAACGCCCGGCGGCACCTTCTACATCGACGGGGCGAGCGTGCTCTACCTCGTCGGTTCGGTGATGGACTGGCAGGAGGATGATTTCACTGCCGGTTTCGTGTTCGAGAACCCCAACGCCAAGGGCGCGTGCGGCTGCGGCGAAAGCTTCATGGTGTAA
- a CDS encoding SUF system Fe-S cluster assembly protein, which produces MTDNENETRDYVAAPAPNENVIEATEAPPKPPRARVEDAVDPDEPGEKRERDYLEGFLAATPAETPATGAGGELQGAVIEALREIYDPEIPVNIYDLGLIYGVEVDEECDATVTMTLTTPHCPVAETMPGEVEMRVCSVPGIRDAEVVLVWDPPWSPEKMSDEARLELGML; this is translated from the coding sequence ATGACCGACAACGAAAACGAAACCCGCGACTACGTGGCAGCTCCCGCCCCGAACGAAAACGTCATCGAAGCGACCGAAGCGCCCCCGAAACCCCCGCGCGCGCGGGTCGAGGACGCGGTCGATCCCGATGAGCCGGGCGAAAAGCGCGAACGCGACTATCTCGAAGGCTTCCTCGCCGCGACTCCGGCGGAAACCCCCGCGACCGGCGCGGGCGGCGAATTGCAGGGCGCGGTGATCGAGGCGCTGCGTGAGATCTACGATCCGGAGATCCCGGTTAACATCTACGATCTGGGTCTTATCTATGGTGTCGAGGTCGACGAGGAATGCGACGCGACCGTCACCATGACGCTGACGACGCCGCACTGCCCCGTCGCCGAGACGATGCCGGGCGAGGTCGAAATGCGCGTCTGCTCCGTCCCCGGCATCCGCGACGCCGAAGTCGTGCTCGTGTGGGATCCGCCGTGGAGCCCCGAGAAAATGTCGGATGAAGCGCGCCTCGAACTGGGAATGCTGTGA
- a CDS encoding aminotransferase class V-fold PLP-dependent enzyme: MNAPATIDRDLKADFPGMFTPEGEPWHYLDTAATAQKPRAVIDAMARALGEDYATVHRGVYSRSAQMTLGYESARRRIADFLGGKEDEIVFTRGATEAINLVANSWGRANLKEGDRILLSQLEHHSNIVPWQMVAAATGAEIDVCPLTEDHRIDLDAAEAMLTPKHKLVALCHVSNVLGSVLDAPRAAKLAHGVGAKLLLDGCQSAPHMAVDVTELGCDFYVFSAHKLYGPTGIGALWAKGDILAAMPPWEGGGAMIDRVTFEKTTYAPAPQRFEAGTPAITEAIAFAAAADYVAEIGMDTIHEREAKLVAKLRRELTAMNDVRVFGPEDSAGIVSFAIGDIHPHDLGTILDEANVAIRAGHHCAQPLMDYLGVPATARASFGLYSSEADVDALIGGIQRTRKIFGHSS, from the coding sequence ATGAATGCACCCGCCACGATAGACCGCGACCTGAAGGCCGATTTCCCAGGGATGTTCACGCCCGAGGGCGAGCCGTGGCATTATCTCGACACCGCCGCGACCGCGCAGAAGCCGCGCGCCGTGATCGATGCCATGGCCCGCGCGCTGGGCGAGGATTACGCCACGGTCCATCGCGGGGTCTATTCGCGCTCGGCGCAGATGACGCTCGGGTATGAGAGCGCGCGGCGGCGGATCGCGGATTTCCTCGGCGGCAAGGAGGACGAGATCGTCTTCACCCGCGGCGCGACCGAGGCGATCAACCTCGTTGCCAATTCCTGGGGCCGGGCGAACCTGAAAGAGGGCGACCGCATCCTGCTCTCGCAGCTCGAACACCATTCGAACATCGTGCCGTGGCAGATGGTGGCCGCGGCGACCGGCGCCGAAATCGATGTCTGTCCGCTGACCGAGGACCACCGGATCGATCTCGATGCGGCCGAGGCGATGCTCACGCCGAAGCACAAGCTGGTTGCGCTGTGCCATGTCTCGAACGTGCTCGGCAGCGTGCTCGATGCCCCGCGCGCCGCGAAACTGGCGCACGGCGTGGGCGCGAAGCTGCTGCTCGACGGATGCCAGTCGGCCCCGCACATGGCGGTCGACGTGACCGAACTCGGCTGCGATTTCTACGTCTTTTCCGCGCACAAGCTCTATGGCCCGACCGGGATCGGCGCGCTGTGGGCGAAAGGCGACATCCTCGCCGCCATGCCGCCGTGGGAAGGCGGCGGGGCGATGATCGACCGCGTGACTTTCGAGAAAACGACTTACGCCCCCGCCCCGCAGCGGTTCGAAGCCGGGACGCCCGCGATCACCGAAGCGATCGCGTTCGCCGCGGCCGCCGACTACGTCGCGGAAATCGGGATGGACACCATCCACGAGCGCGAGGCGAAGCTGGTGGCGAAGCTCCGCCGCGAACTCACCGCGATGAACGACGTGCGCGTCTTCGGGCCCGAGGACAGCGCCGGCATCGTCAGCTTCGCGATCGGCGACATCCACCCGCACGACCTCGGCACGATCCTCGACGAGGCGAATGTCGCGATCCGCGCCGGGCATCATTGCGCGCAACCGCTGATGGACTATCTCGGCGTCCCCGCGACTGCCCGCGCCAGTTTCGGCCTCTATTCGAGTGAGGCCGATGTCGATGCGCTGATCGGCGGAATCCAGCGCACCCGGAAAATCTTTGGACACAGTTCCTGA
- a CDS encoding SufD family Fe-S cluster assembly protein → MPEAATLPTRREEAWRYADIDALGRIGADALDQWREIALDAGETRRECMVVGGDSPELHRIRVTLGEGARLELFATNAGRDYTRVEVEVTLARGAHFEFGGVTIGGDEVTREFVTTTIHAEREATSNQTVRAVHWGDATGNFLGEIKVVKDAQKTDAAQDFKGLLLEAGASANAVPQLEIFADDVKCAHGATVGELDESARFYMAARGLSPELAQRLLVQAFIADAFVALEDEAEHERLLDAALAVLENAPR, encoded by the coding sequence ATGCCTGAGGCAGCGACCCTTCCCACCCGCCGCGAGGAAGCGTGGCGCTATGCCGATATCGACGCGCTCGGCCGGATCGGCGCGGACGCGCTCGACCAGTGGCGCGAAATCGCGCTCGATGCGGGCGAGACGCGGCGCGAATGCATGGTCGTGGGCGGCGACTCGCCCGAACTGCACCGCATCCGCGTGACGCTGGGCGAAGGGGCGCGGCTCGAGCTGTTCGCCACCAATGCCGGGCGCGACTACACCCGCGTCGAGGTCGAGGTGACGCTGGCCAGGGGTGCGCACTTCGAATTCGGCGGCGTGACCATCGGCGGCGACGAGGTGACGCGCGAATTCGTCACCACCACCATCCACGCCGAGCGCGAGGCGACCAGCAACCAGACCGTCCGCGCCGTTCACTGGGGCGATGCGACGGGCAATTTCCTCGGCGAAATCAAGGTCGTGAAAGACGCGCAGAAGACTGACGCGGCGCAGGATTTCAAGGGGCTGCTGCTCGAAGCGGGCGCCAGCGCCAACGCCGTGCCGCAGCTCGAAATCTTCGCCGACGACGTGAAATGCGCCCACGGCGCGACCGTCGGCGAACTCGATGAAAGTGCGCGCTTCTACATGGCCGCGCGCGGGCTTTCGCCCGAACTCGCCCAGCGCCTGCTGGTGCAAGCCTTCATCGCCGACGCGTTCGTGGCGCTGGAGGACGAGGCCGAGCATGAGCGCCTGCTCGACGCCGCGCTCGCCGTGCTGGAGAACGCGCCGCGATGA
- the sufC gene encoding Fe-S cluster assembly ATPase SufC: protein MLAIENLTAEVADGDKGTKQILKGLTLEVAAGEVHAIMGPNGAGKSTLANVLGGKPGYEVTGGSVTFKGQDLFELEPHERAASGLFLGFQYPVEIPGVSNVQFLREALNAQRKFRGEEAVSGGEFLKLAKEKAGLLKMDMEMLKRQVNVGFSGGEKKRAEMVQMGILDPDFAVLDETDSGLDIDALRVVGEGINAIMRAPDKGVLLITHYQRLLDVVKPDRVSVLADGRIVQTGGPELALRLEEEGYDAVMADA, encoded by the coding sequence ATGCTGGCTATTGAAAATCTCACCGCCGAAGTTGCCGATGGTGACAAGGGCACCAAGCAGATCCTCAAGGGCCTGACCCTTGAAGTCGCGGCGGGCGAAGTCCACGCGATCATGGGCCCCAACGGCGCGGGCAAGTCGACGCTCGCCAACGTGCTCGGCGGCAAGCCGGGCTACGAAGTGACCGGCGGCAGCGTGACCTTCAAGGGGCAGGACCTGTTCGAACTCGAACCCCACGAACGCGCCGCTTCCGGCCTGTTCCTCGGCTTCCAGTACCCGGTCGAAATTCCCGGCGTGTCCAACGTCCAGTTCCTGCGCGAAGCCTTGAACGCCCAGCGCAAGTTCCGGGGCGAGGAAGCCGTCAGCGGCGGCGAATTCCTCAAGCTCGCCAAGGAAAAGGCCGGCCTGCTCAAGATGGACATGGAAATGCTCAAGCGGCAGGTGAATGTCGGCTTTTCCGGCGGCGAGAAGAAGCGCGCCGAAATGGTCCAGATGGGCATTCTCGACCCCGATTTCGCCGTGCTCGACGAGACGGATAGCGGCCTCGACATCGACGCGCTGCGCGTCGTGGGCGAGGGGATCAATGCGATCATGCGCGCGCCCGACAAGGGTGTTCTGCTCATCACCCACTACCAGCGCCTGCTCGACGTGGTGAAGCCCGACCGCGTGAGCGTGCTGGCCGACGGCCGGATCGTCCAGACCGGCGGACCGGAACTCGCGCTGCGGCTCGAGGAAGAAGGCTATGACGCGGTGATGGCTGATGCCTGA